One window of the Caminibacter pacificus genome contains the following:
- a CDS encoding ATP-binding protein, with translation MNKIYFFNAANFGFAEIDLRKKNVFFVGDNGSGKTTAIRAIHYYYNSDVKALGIDPNKESFKDFYFKYDNSFLVYEFEDYFVLMYKRSGDIKRIFSKQKFDLNRVLKGDEIAPLKEVIEYANEAPLKYRPQTNEEYKKIIYGLDRQRLDFKLTTIKNYNTFINLYNKIFNVNRAVFDAKSIKETIFTTLDRVEAGEINYEEFANELMDYRQYFIFYRKFKQESANIEKLYIYKNALIELKKDIEEVLAKIAYKKEIEEKLVDELINELKELETKKRKVLKQFGYFDKKIKNIEENIQNTIFELSSKLKEIEKLKEIFNLKAIQEAEKKVSQKEEIEKKLITLQTSLNELIKGIKNQVEEIEEEIERLKREKRILKDKLKEEEIREKRNLEEEFFEKFEKVKEEFIQKEKELLSKIEKIEKEITEKEDEKRAYQRELNEVNFKYSKKEDELKAEIQEEINKLKNKKREIQIKKDELLDEVVRLKRELKKLKGDYQEKVENIKKEYTRKISLLEEKIIFYKNILKTKPNSFKEFLNQNVENWEEELYPVIDEKLLSMDIDELKPKVVSDRVFGIELDKSRLKSIPTMKEAEEEIEKLNINIDSLNKELQNTLSLLEKEFKAKEIEITSKIEINEEKAKEIDAEFKLIDEEIKNLNEKLKAKLNELNNLKNEEIKLIKININKKNDEIKALNEEINKIRRDIKALKRELQNKKEELEKEKIQKFKEIKEKLIEEFKQKEALIDEKINELNIKKNKISKDERVEELNREIQNIRNKLKEIEKAEMFLKEWEEKKEFINSENSLKQKLEKYQNYKVRINEFFLKMEKILNNKLAKIEEKIKNKDNELNIVKEGLKKVSGIKLPENKIKTNEYLSTLIDEYKLKDSEFKEKKIALKDIASDIKSALERFVVEGLEVNFNLEALGNLVAEELEKVDELYIFKDKKFDVLNKTRLKGLKNLISGILDKKLDNFEGAKEDFLKQVKRINNNLSKVDFGIIKGIRIEIEETKRNILKIFDEIKENIADLVTLLESEESLFFDRAESDRKLRKIEELFNIIKQEVKSESFTLIDVVDINVKFIENEKENTLKLIKNESSTGGSILLKIAIAVSLLELFIKEKASLFLILDEVSVLSTKNQKLLKEYVNERGLGVIYVTPDLPLVDVDEIDIYKFRNIGGEFEVVRLIGEEGVRVN, from the coding sequence ATGAATAAGATATATTTTTTTAACGCCGCAAATTTCGGATTTGCCGAGATAGATTTACGCAAAAAAAACGTCTTTTTCGTAGGAGATAACGGAAGCGGGAAAACTACGGCTATTAGAGCTATTCATTACTATTACAATTCCGATGTAAAAGCGCTTGGAATAGACCCGAACAAAGAGAGTTTTAAAGACTTTTATTTTAAATACGACAACTCGTTTTTAGTTTATGAATTTGAAGATTATTTTGTTTTGATGTATAAACGCTCGGGTGATATTAAAAGAATTTTTAGCAAGCAAAAATTTGATTTAAACAGAGTCCTAAAAGGCGATGAAATCGCACCTCTTAAAGAAGTGATAGAATATGCTAACGAAGCGCCTTTAAAATACCGCCCTCAAACAAACGAAGAATACAAAAAAATCATATACGGGCTTGATAGACAAAGGCTTGATTTTAAACTCACAACCATAAAAAACTACAACACTTTTATAAACCTTTACAATAAAATCTTTAACGTAAATAGAGCCGTATTCGATGCAAAAAGTATAAAAGAGACTATTTTTACTACCCTTGATAGGGTGGAAGCGGGTGAGATTAATTACGAAGAGTTTGCAAACGAGCTTATGGATTACAGGCAATATTTTATTTTTTATAGAAAATTCAAACAAGAAAGCGCAAATATCGAAAAACTATATATCTATAAAAACGCTCTTATCGAATTAAAAAAAGATATTGAAGAAGTGCTTGCAAAAATAGCTTATAAAAAAGAAATCGAAGAAAAACTCGTAGATGAGCTTATAAATGAATTAAAAGAGCTTGAAACTAAAAAAAGAAAAGTCTTAAAGCAATTCGGATATTTTGATAAGAAAATCAAAAATATAGAAGAAAATATTCAAAACACTATTTTTGAGCTTAGCTCTAAACTAAAAGAGATTGAAAAACTAAAAGAGATTTTCAACCTAAAAGCAATCCAAGAAGCGGAAAAAAAGGTGTCTCAAAAAGAAGAAATCGAAAAAAAACTCATAACTCTCCAAACATCTCTTAACGAACTGATTAAAGGAATAAAAAACCAGGTCGAAGAGATTGAAGAAGAGATAGAAAGACTAAAAAGAGAAAAAAGAATTCTAAAAGACAAACTAAAAGAAGAAGAAATCAGGGAAAAAAGAAACTTGGAAGAAGAGTTTTTCGAAAAATTCGAAAAAGTAAAAGAGGAATTCATTCAAAAAGAAAAAGAACTTTTAAGCAAAATTGAAAAAATAGAAAAAGAGATAACCGAAAAAGAAGATGAAAAAAGAGCTTACCAAAGAGAACTAAACGAAGTAAATTTCAAATATTCAAAAAAAGAAGACGAACTAAAAGCCGAAATTCAAGAAGAAATAAACAAACTCAAAAACAAAAAAAGAGAAATTCAAATAAAAAAAGACGAACTGCTTGATGAAGTCGTAAGGCTTAAAAGAGAGCTGAAAAAATTAAAAGGTGATTATCAGGAAAAAGTAGAAAACATAAAAAAAGAGTACACAAGAAAAATATCTCTTTTGGAAGAAAAAATCATTTTTTACAAAAACATCCTAAAAACAAAACCTAATTCTTTTAAAGAATTCTTAAATCAAAACGTGGAAAACTGGGAAGAAGAACTATATCCAGTGATTGACGAAAAACTTTTGAGTATGGATATTGATGAATTAAAACCGAAAGTTGTTAGTGATAGGGTATTTGGAATAGAGCTTGACAAGAGCCGTTTAAAATCCATTCCTACCATGAAAGAAGCGGAAGAAGAGATAGAAAAACTAAATATCAATATCGATTCGCTAAATAAAGAGCTTCAAAATACTTTAAGTCTTTTGGAGAAAGAATTTAAAGCAAAAGAGATAGAAATTACCTCGAAAATCGAAATAAACGAAGAAAAAGCAAAAGAGATAGATGCCGAATTTAAGCTAATTGATGAAGAGATTAAAAACCTAAATGAAAAACTAAAAGCTAAACTAAACGAACTAAACAACCTAAAAAACGAAGAAATAAAACTCATAAAAATAAACATCAACAAAAAAAACGATGAAATAAAAGCCCTAAACGAAGAGATTAATAAAATCAGAAGAGACATAAAAGCATTAAAAAGAGAACTTCAAAACAAAAAAGAGGAACTCGAAAAAGAAAAAATTCAAAAATTCAAAGAAATAAAAGAAAAATTAATAGAAGAATTTAAACAAAAAGAAGCATTAATAGATGAAAAAATCAACGAATTAAATATCAAGAAAAACAAAATATCAAAAGACGAAAGGGTTGAAGAACTAAACAGAGAAATTCAAAACATAAGAAATAAACTAAAAGAGATAGAAAAAGCCGAAATGTTTTTGAAAGAGTGGGAAGAGAAAAAAGAGTTTATAAACTCCGAAAATTCTCTAAAACAAAAACTCGAAAAATACCAAAACTATAAAGTAAGAATTAACGAATTTTTCTTAAAAATGGAAAAAATCCTAAATAATAAACTCGCTAAAATCGAAGAGAAAATAAAAAATAAAGATAACGAACTAAACATCGTAAAAGAAGGGCTAAAAAAAGTATCGGGAATTAAACTGCCTGAAAATAAAATAAAAACAAACGAATATTTGAGTACTCTGATTGACGAATACAAACTAAAAGACTCAGAATTCAAAGAGAAAAAAATCGCCCTAAAAGATATAGCAAGCGATATAAAAAGTGCACTTGAGAGATTCGTTGTAGAGGGGCTTGAAGTAAACTTCAACCTTGAGGCTCTTGGAAACCTGGTAGCCGAAGAGCTTGAAAAAGTGGATGAGCTTTATATCTTCAAAGATAAAAAATTCGACGTACTTAATAAAACAAGGCTTAAAGGTCTAAAAAACCTAATCTCAGGTATCCTTGATAAAAAACTCGATAACTTTGAAGGCGCAAAAGAAGACTTCCTAAAACAGGTAAAAAGAATCAATAACAACTTAAGCAAAGTGGATTTCGGGATTATTAAAGGTATAAGAATAGAAATTGAAGAGACAAAAAGAAATATTTTAAAAATCTTTGATGAAATCAAAGAAAATATCGCTGATTTGGTGACTCTGCTTGAGAGTGAAGAGTCACTATTTTTCGACAGGGCTGAGAGCGATAGAAAACTCAGAAAAATCGAAGAGCTTTTCAATATCATCAAACAAGAAGTTAAGAGTGAAAGCTTTACATTGATAGACGTCGTGGATATAAACGTAAAATTTATAGAAAACGAAAAAGAAAACACCCTCAAACTCATCAAAAACGAAAGCTCAACCGGTGGGTCGATATTACTAAAAATCGCAATTGCCGTGAGTTTGCTTGAGCTATTTATAAAAGAAAAAGCCTCACTTTTCCTAATCTTAGATGAGGTAAGCGTCCTTTCAACCAAAAACCAAAAACTTCTAAAAGAATACGTAAACGAAAGAGGCCTTGGGGTTATATACGTTACACCGGACCTTCCGCTTGTAGACGTAGACGAAATCGACATCTACAAATTCAGAAACATCGGCGGTGAGTTTGAAGTCGTAAGACTTATCGGAGAAGAAGGGGTTAGGGTAAATTGA
- a CDS encoding condensin complex protein MksE, with the protein MESVIFEILSKGVIISTNSSKFQKEASWLMEDENFESLNRTLNKIGLYLVGENGYFYLSKDLKADEEEKFFNSHKQLILALAQLKKVFVHLDKGHKIKKSEFIKRFEAKKDEKIIKALFDTNDIIEITDKLFNLLERFYVIENRGKKDEYVVLNSINYYLDIVDAISEGEVDE; encoded by the coding sequence ATGGAAAGCGTAATTTTTGAAATATTAAGTAAGGGCGTAATAATCTCCACCAATTCTTCGAAATTTCAAAAAGAAGCCTCATGGCTTATGGAGGATGAGAATTTCGAATCACTAAACAGGACTCTTAATAAAATCGGGCTTTATTTGGTGGGTGAAAACGGATATTTTTACCTTAGCAAAGATTTGAAAGCCGATGAAGAAGAGAAGTTTTTTAATTCCCACAAACAGCTTATTTTGGCACTTGCTCAGTTAAAAAAAGTTTTCGTTCATCTTGATAAGGGACACAAAATCAAAAAAAGCGAATTTATAAAAAGATTCGAGGCAAAAAAAGATGAAAAAATCATAAAAGCGCTTTTTGATACGAATGATATTATCGAAATTACCGATAAGCTTTTTAATCTGCTTGAGAGATTCTACGTCATAGAAAACAGAGGTAAAAAAGACGAATATGTAGTGCTTAACTCTATAAATTATTATCTTGATATTGTAGATGCGATAAGTGAAGGAGAAGTTGATGAATAA
- a CDS encoding SDR family NAD(P)-dependent oxidoreductase, translating into MKVLITGISRGIGYGLAKYYLEEGAEVYALGRSNPFGDAVRFYKLDMGAFEKIPHAIEALEIDSLDLAILNAGILGEIKLMKEWSVKELQNIFDINVWANKVLIDEISPFTEKIVVMSSGAAVNGNPGWGGYSLSKCAVNMMVSIYSKEIDSKIYALAPGVIDTDMVAKVISGDHSKFPSLDRVEAGRVGLEEGVKRIVNTIEKLDEFENGSFVDVRLV; encoded by the coding sequence ATGAAAGTATTAATTACCGGTATAAGCAGAGGTATCGGTTACGGGCTTGCTAAATATTACCTTGAAGAAGGAGCTGAGGTTTACGCTCTTGGAAGAAGTAATCCTTTCGGCGATGCCGTTAGGTTTTATAAACTCGATATGGGTGCGTTTGAAAAAATACCTCACGCTATTGAAGCTCTTGAAATAGATTCTTTGGATTTGGCGATACTGAATGCCGGAATTTTGGGTGAAATTAAGCTTATGAAAGAGTGGAGTGTAAAAGAGCTCCAAAATATCTTCGATATAAACGTTTGGGCGAATAAAGTTTTGATAGATGAGATTTCACCTTTTACGGAAAAAATCGTAGTTATGAGTAGCGGCGCGGCAGTAAACGGAAATCCGGGATGGGGTGGTTATAGCCTTAGTAAGTGTGCAGTTAATATGATGGTGAGTATCTATTCAAAAGAGATAGACTCCAAAATCTACGCTTTGGCTCCGGGAGTTATCGATACCGATATGGTAGCGAAAGTGATAAGCGGTGACCATTCTAAATTCCCAAGCCTTGATAGGGTTGAAGCTGGAAGAGTCGGCCTTGAAGAGGGTGTCAAAAGAATCGTAAACACTATTGAAAAACTTGACGAGTTCGAAAACGGAAGTTTTGTGGATGTGAGACTCGTTTAA
- a CDS encoding M48 family metallopeptidase, protein MVNYLIAAYGIYIFIKIVLEIHEVFFIKKEFEKGAVLMSLDEYKNAALYAINKHTLNIFNDLVSMFLVVFWISGGLFILNFLLYKPGDLLSELEILFAFFAVNYILTLPIHIWEKHIDKRFGFNVAPWKLFVVDEIKKIALFVIFGGAFFAGLIYFIEHFKNWWLIGFLFTFAVVILINVLYPIFAAMFNKFEPLEDEELKTAIEDMMKKVGFESNGIFVMDASKRDTRLNAYFAGLGKSKRVVLFDTLLKKLDKNEILAVLGHELGHFKHKDIIKNIAVVGVMLFVLFYIFGHLPQSLFHELHIPKNGVNIVILALLFSDMIFFLLQPLVNAVSRHNEFAADETGGELVSKKDLASALKKLVKENKHFPKVSKIYSFLHYTHPPILERLEKLERKESE, encoded by the coding sequence ATGGTTAATTATTTGATTGCGGCATACGGAATATATATTTTTATAAAAATCGTACTTGAGATTCACGAAGTCTTTTTTATCAAAAAAGAGTTTGAAAAAGGGGCGGTGTTGATGAGTCTTGACGAATACAAAAACGCCGCTCTTTATGCGATAAACAAGCACACTCTAAATATCTTCAACGACCTCGTTTCGATGTTTTTAGTGGTGTTTTGGATAAGCGGCGGGCTGTTTATTCTGAACTTTTTACTTTATAAACCGGGAGATTTACTCAGCGAACTTGAGATACTTTTTGCTTTTTTTGCGGTGAATTATATTTTGACTCTTCCGATTCATATTTGGGAGAAACATATCGATAAAAGATTCGGATTTAATGTCGCGCCTTGGAAACTTTTCGTAGTTGACGAGATTAAGAAAATAGCTCTTTTCGTAATTTTCGGAGGAGCTTTTTTTGCAGGACTTATCTATTTTATCGAACATTTTAAGAATTGGTGGTTAATAGGATTTTTATTTACTTTTGCGGTTGTAATTTTGATAAACGTACTTTATCCTATATTTGCGGCTATGTTTAATAAATTCGAGCCGTTAGAAGATGAAGAATTAAAAACGGCAATTGAAGATATGATGAAAAAAGTCGGTTTCGAATCAAACGGCATATTCGTAATGGACGCCAGCAAAAGAGATACGAGGCTAAATGCTTATTTTGCTGGGCTTGGAAAAAGTAAAAGGGTGGTACTTTTCGATACTTTATTAAAAAAACTTGATAAAAACGAAATTTTGGCTGTTTTGGGTCATGAACTCGGACATTTCAAACATAAAGACATAATCAAAAACATTGCGGTTGTGGGTGTTATGCTTTTTGTTTTGTTTTATATATTCGGACATTTGCCGCAATCCCTTTTTCATGAGCTCCATATCCCTAAAAACGGCGTTAATATAGTGATATTGGCGTTATTGTTTAGCGATATGATTTTCTTCTTGCTTCAGCCTTTGGTTAATGCCGTAAGCCGTCATAACGAATTTGCAGCAGACGAGACGGGTGGCGAGCTTGTAAGCAAAAAAGACCTTGCAAGCGCACTTAAAAAATTGGTAAAAGAAAACAAACACTTCCCGAAAGTTAGCAAAATTTATTCGTTTTTACACTACACTCATCCACCGATTTTAGAAAGACTTGAGAAATTGGAGAGAAAAGAAAGTGAATGA
- a CDS encoding AI-2E family transporter codes for MSVLYIAASIIIILGLKFLSPVLIYLILSLFLTVLIYPIIEFFEKRGFHILIVYSIVAVMVVLIFGGMFLVMTSSLKEFLNNAAFYQEKLGRMFSDVNNYLNTYGIKFDIASINIIPIIKSFLAKAGGIVSGFLVVFIGVSFMIFETKNFGKKLVYISKNKETFKLFFKNTQKYFIIKTFTSALTGVLIALILIVFKVPYAFLFGIMAFVFNFIPVIGSIIAAIPAVLIALITYDIKIALYVTIGYLIVNNLVSNVIEPKIMGDGLDLSPAVVFFSLLFWGWVFGIVGMFLAAPLTMTLKLALLSSEKTKWLGILLSNKIRRIDG; via the coding sequence ATGAGCGTTTTGTATATTGCGGCGAGTATTATAATTATTTTGGGGCTAAAATTTCTCTCGCCCGTTTTGATTTATCTGATTTTATCTCTTTTTTTGACCGTTTTGATTTATCCGATTATAGAGTTTTTTGAAAAAAGAGGTTTTCATATTTTAATCGTTTATAGTATCGTTGCGGTTATGGTGGTTTTGATTTTCGGCGGGATGTTTTTGGTTATGACTTCATCACTAAAAGAATTTTTAAATAACGCGGCGTTTTATCAGGAAAAACTGGGAAGAATGTTTAGTGATGTAAATAATTATCTAAATACTTACGGAATAAAATTCGACATCGCTTCGATAAACATAATACCGATAATAAAGTCGTTTTTGGCAAAAGCCGGGGGAATAGTTTCCGGGTTTTTGGTTGTTTTTATCGGGGTTTCGTTTATGATTTTCGAAACGAAAAATTTCGGCAAAAAATTGGTATATATTTCCAAAAACAAAGAAACTTTTAAGCTATTTTTTAAAAACACTCAAAAATATTTTATTATCAAAACGTTCACTTCGGCATTAACGGGCGTTTTGATTGCGTTGATTTTGATTGTTTTTAAGGTTCCGTACGCTTTTCTTTTCGGAATTATGGCTTTTGTTTTTAATTTCATACCGGTAATAGGGTCTATTATTGCGGCGATTCCTGCGGTTTTGATAGCTTTGATTACGTATGATATAAAGATTGCACTATATGTGACGATAGGATATTTGATAGTTAATAATTTGGTTTCAAACGTAATAGAACCGAAGATAATGGGAGACGGGCTTGATTTATCACCTGCTGTGGTGTTTTTTTCTCTGCTTTTTTGGGGATGGGTTTTCGGAATCGTAGGTATGTTTTTGGCGGCACCTCTTACGATGACTCTAAAACTTGCGCTTTTAAGCAGCGAAAAGACAAAATGGCTCGGTATCTTATTATCAAACAAAATTAGGAGGATAGATGGTTAA
- the lepA gene encoding translation elongation factor 4: MQDKIRNFSIIAHIDHGKSTLADRLIEFCGGITEREKEDQLLDTMDIERERGITIKAQSVRLEYKGHILNLIDTPGHVDFSHEVSKSLKSSEGALLVVDASQGVEAQTLANVYMAIENDLEIIPVINKIDLPSAEPERVAEEIETTIGIDASEAIMVSAKTGQGIEELLDAIIERIPAPQGDPNAPTKALIYDSWFDNYLGAVCLVRVFDGSIKKGEEALVMGTGKKHKVLDLYYPHPLRKLKTDEIKTGEIGVVVMGLKNVADIRVGDTITMAKNPASEPVEEMSEAKSFVFAGIYPIDTDKYDDLRDALEKLKLNDDSITFEPETSQALGFGFRVGFLGMLHMEVIKERLEREFGIELIATAPSVTYKVKLTDGSEMEVSNPSELPPPNKIDKIYEPYVKATILTPAEFVGNLIQFLNEKRGIQLKMDYLSPERVLLEYEIPLNEIVTDFYDKLKTLTKGYASFDYEPIGYKEGDLVKMDIRVAGEPVDALSIIVPRDKAEKKGRELIKVMKELIPRQLFEVAIQASIGNKIIARETVKALRKDVTAKCYGGDISRKRKLLEKQKKGKKRMKAIGKVNIPQEAFLSVLKID; this comes from the coding sequence ATGCAAGATAAAATCAGAAACTTTTCAATTATCGCTCATATAGACCACGGCAAAAGTACGCTTGCCGACAGACTTATAGAATTTTGCGGCGGAATTACCGAAAGAGAAAAAGAAGACCAACTTCTTGATACTATGGATATCGAAAGAGAAAGAGGTATTACGATTAAAGCCCAAAGCGTTAGACTTGAATATAAAGGGCACATTCTAAATTTAATCGATACCCCGGGACACGTCGATTTTTCTCATGAAGTTAGCAAATCTTTAAAAAGTAGTGAGGGTGCGCTATTGGTCGTGGATGCAAGCCAAGGCGTAGAGGCTCAAACACTTGCGAATGTTTATATGGCTATAGAAAACGACCTTGAGATTATTCCGGTTATAAACAAAATCGACTTGCCAAGCGCAGAGCCTGAAAGGGTTGCCGAGGAGATAGAGACGACTATAGGAATCGACGCGAGCGAAGCTATTATGGTAAGCGCTAAAACGGGACAAGGAATAGAAGAGCTCCTTGATGCGATTATCGAAAGAATTCCTGCACCTCAAGGAGACCCGAACGCTCCTACCAAAGCTTTGATTTACGATAGCTGGTTTGATAATTACCTCGGAGCGGTATGTCTTGTAAGGGTGTTTGACGGAAGTATAAAAAAAGGCGAAGAAGCGCTCGTAATGGGTACGGGTAAAAAACATAAAGTACTCGACCTTTATTATCCTCATCCTTTAAGAAAACTAAAAACGGACGAAATCAAAACGGGTGAAATCGGCGTTGTGGTTATGGGGCTAAAAAACGTGGCGGATATTAGAGTCGGTGATACTATTACAATGGCGAAAAATCCTGCTTCGGAGCCCGTTGAAGAGATGAGCGAAGCGAAAAGTTTCGTATTTGCGGGGATTTATCCTATCGATACCGATAAATACGACGACTTAAGAGACGCACTTGAAAAGCTAAAACTAAACGACGATTCGATTACTTTCGAGCCGGAAACTTCCCAGGCTTTAGGCTTCGGATTTAGGGTAGGATTTTTAGGAATGCTTCATATGGAAGTTATCAAAGAAAGACTTGAGAGGGAATTCGGAATCGAACTTATCGCAACCGCTCCGAGCGTTACGTATAAAGTAAAACTGACGGACGGCAGCGAAATGGAAGTTAGCAACCCGAGCGAACTTCCTCCTCCGAATAAAATCGACAAAATTTACGAGCCGTACGTTAAAGCTACGATTTTAACTCCTGCCGAATTTGTAGGGAATTTGATTCAGTTTTTGAATGAAAAACGCGGAATTCAGCTGAAAATGGATTATTTATCGCCTGAGAGGGTACTGCTTGAATATGAGATTCCTCTAAATGAAATAGTTACCGATTTTTACGACAAACTAAAAACCTTAACAAAAGGTTATGCGAGCTTTGATTATGAACCTATCGGCTATAAAGAGGGCGACCTTGTAAAAATGGATATCAGAGTTGCTGGCGAGCCTGTGGATGCTTTAAGTATTATCGTTCCAAGAGACAAAGCCGAGAAAAAAGGAAGAGAGCTTATTAAGGTTATGAAAGAGCTTATCCCTCGTCAGCTTTTCGAAGTGGCGATTCAAGCGAGTATCGGAAATAAAATTATCGCTCGCGAAACCGTAAAAGCCCTAAGAAAAGACGTAACTGCCAAATGTTACGGAGGGGATATCAGTAGAAAAAGAAAACTTCTTGAGAAACAGAAAAAAGGTAAAAAAAGAATGAAAGCCATAGGAAAAGTAAATATTCCTCAAGAAGCGTTTTTAAGCGTGCTAAAGATAGATTAA
- a CDS encoding YfdX family protein, whose translation MKKLLTSMIAASLLVTSSFAADAKTNEVSKNAVIKAEQNAQSATKLVKEAIRAIQYTQDALIYLNANKKDKAIESLKKAVGELAIVLNAPNAPYLLPVDIQMEAYQFNGKLSDVAKMVAQAKILVAENKLPQARAILNALRDEIVIKTINLPLATYPAALNLAIKYINEGKIKEAKDVLAMALSTLVEVDTIIPIPIVKAEALVKQASKIVKKDKKEALRYLEEAKYQLKLAETLGYTSKSSTTYKMLKDAINHLEKEIKANHKTGGLFEELIKKLKEFKEKAIEHINK comes from the coding sequence ATGAAAAAATTACTTACATCAATGATAGCTGCAAGCTTACTTGTGACATCATCATTCGCTGCTGACGCAAAAACAAACGAAGTTAGCAAAAATGCCGTTATAAAAGCGGAACAAAATGCTCAAAGCGCAACTAAATTGGTAAAAGAAGCTATCAGAGCCATCCAATACACTCAAGACGCTTTAATCTACCTAAACGCAAACAAAAAAGATAAAGCTATCGAATCTTTAAAAAAAGCGGTAGGTGAACTTGCAATAGTACTAAACGCACCGAATGCGCCATATTTACTACCTGTAGATATTCAAATGGAAGCTTATCAATTCAACGGAAAACTCAGCGACGTAGCAAAAATGGTAGCTCAAGCGAAAATTTTAGTAGCTGAAAACAAACTACCTCAAGCAAGAGCAATCCTTAACGCTTTAAGAGACGAAATTGTAATCAAAACAATCAACCTACCGCTTGCAACATATCCGGCGGCATTGAATTTGGCTATCAAATACATCAACGAAGGGAAAATCAAAGAAGCAAAAGACGTACTTGCTATGGCGCTTTCAACTCTTGTAGAAGTTGATACTATTATTCCTATTCCTATCGTAAAAGCCGAAGCTCTTGTAAAACAAGCAAGTAAAATCGTTAAAAAAGACAAAAAAGAAGCTCTAAGATATCTTGAAGAAGCGAAATATCAACTAAAACTTGCGGAAACATTAGGTTATACAAGCAAAAGTTCAACTACTTACAAAATGTTAAAAGACGCGATTAATCATCTTGAAAAAGAGATAAAAGCCAACCATAAAACCGGAGGATTATTCGAAGAACTCATTAAAAAACTTAAAGAGTTCAAAGAAAAAGCAATCGAACATATCAACAAATAA
- a CDS encoding GGDEF domain-containing protein: MKTKLFYLLLITISILFISGLEYTKNQKIVQINKQIETLKTPMHFLFNIQYMFNKAMLTKDKKLQLQYINTAEFFTDMIKNSQVIKNFLEKEKIKIKQNKVNPTQDTKNLYEIIKHTAESQYLNILNSLDNLQKYKHVINQTFIFIDISIIVLSVLIIILLENKRHKNHLEEASFKDYLTDTYNRRKFYEIAASLPSDKTHSLIMLDIDHFKQINDNYGHDKGDFVLKEVADIIRHNIRKNDYIFRWGGEEFIILLKNTDLEGGMKVVEKLKNDIESHDFQGLKITSSFGICETNKITNDTLQKLDEALYESKRKGRNRITVA, translated from the coding sequence ATGAAAACAAAACTTTTCTATTTACTATTAATAACAATATCCATATTATTTATTTCCGGACTTGAATACACAAAAAATCAAAAAATAGTTCAAATAAACAAACAAATAGAAACTTTAAAAACCCCAATGCATTTTCTTTTTAATATTCAATATATGTTTAACAAGGCAATGCTAACCAAAGATAAAAAATTGCAACTTCAATATATAAATACTGCTGAATTTTTCACAGATATGATAAAAAACTCTCAAGTTATTAAAAATTTCTTGGAAAAAGAAAAAATAAAAATAAAACAAAATAAAGTAAACCCGACTCAAGATACTAAAAATCTTTATGAGATAATTAAACATACAGCCGAAAGCCAGTACTTAAATATATTAAATAGTTTAGACAACCTACAAAAATACAAACATGTTATCAATCAAACGTTTATATTTATTGATATATCCATTATAGTTTTGAGTGTATTAATAATAATTCTTTTAGAAAACAAACGCCATAAAAACCATCTCGAAGAAGCTTCATTCAAGGATTATTTGACAGATACTTATAATAGAAGAAAATTTTACGAAATCGCAGCTTCACTTCCTAGCGATAAAACACACTCTTTAATAATGCTCGATATCGACCACTTCAAACAGATAAACGACAACTACGGACACGACAAAGGTGATTTCGTATTAAAAGAAGTGGCAGATATAATTCGTCACAACATAAGAAAAAACGATTATATTTTCAGATGGGGAGGAGAAGAATTTATTATTCTTCTTAAAAATACCGACCTTGAAGGAGGTATGAAAGTAGTCGAAAAATTAAAAAACGACATTGAAAGTCACGATTTTCAAGGATTAAAAATCACTTCAAGTTTCGGTATTTGCGAAACGAATAAAATCACTAACGATACTCTCCAAAAACTAGACGAAGCCCTTTACGAATCAAAAAGAAAAGGAAGAAACAGAATAACCGTTGCTTAG